A genomic window from Lotus japonicus ecotype B-129 chromosome 1, LjGifu_v1.2 includes:
- the LOC130710840 gene encoding F-box/FBD/LRR-repeat protein At4g00160-like: MQAKKMEDRISSLPDEILCYILSFLPTKKAVATSILSKRWKPLWRSVTTLDFDEANFRRTKGWHSRFVQSVHRVIHTPDFLQPIQKLRMSFVSRHSEVPSNVNVWVNAAVQRGGFEHVDICIYSLSPLNLSSIFSCKTLVVLKLEGLDLNTTVSSVDLPFLKVLHLQVLQLSQRRCLAQLLNGCPVLEDLKAKAIYFKKYKETGFEYKTLSKLVRADISGTSTDLFRMEVINNVDFLRIHEIYIRIPHDDQFTDMFHNLTHIELGYYDYNTNWIEVVEFLNYCPKLQVLVINQTPRFDYFQLNKAYLEDWQDPSYVPKCIQLHLKECYLNDYRGTDAEFQFAKYIMQNGIFLKKMTICSSSEMQQHGKPENIQKLSSCTRCSATCELSFK, from the exons aagaaaatggaggatAGGATTAGCAGCTTACCAGACGAAATCCTCTGCTACATACTCTCTTTTCTTCCGACCAAGAAAGCTGTTGCGACAAGCATTCTCTCCAAGAGGTGGAAGCCACTGTGGCGTTCAGTCACCACTCTTGACTTCGACGAAGCCAACTTTCGCAGAACCAAAGGGTGGCATTCCCGCTTTGTTCAATCTGTGCATCGAGTTATCCACACACCAGATTTCCTCCAACCAATCCAAAAACTCCGCATGAGCTTTGTCTCTCGACACTCTGAGGTCCCTTCCAATGTCAACGTATGGGTTAATGCTGCGGTGCAACGTGGAGGATTTGAGCATGTCGATATCTGCATTTATTCGCTATCACCCTTAAACCTGTCTTCCATCTTCAGTTGCAAAACTCTTGTGGTTCTCAAGTTGGAGGGTTTAGACTTGAATACAACTGTTTCTTCTGTTGATCTCCCCTTCCTTAAAGTTCTTCATCTCCAAGTTTTGCAACTCTCTCAACGTCGATGTCTGGCTCAGCTTCTTAACGGTTGTCCTGTTCTTGAAGATTTGAAAGCAAAGGCTATCTATTTTAAGAAATATAAGGAGACTGGGTTTGAGTATAAAACTTTAAGCAAGTTGGTCAGAGCAGATATTTCAGGGACAAGTACAGATTTATTTAGGATGGAAGTGATTAATAATGTTGATTTCTTGCGAATACATGAG ATTTATATTAGAATCCCACATGATGATCAATTCACTGACATGTTTCACAATTTAACCCATATTGAGCTTGGCTATTACGATTATAATACTAATTGGATTGAGGTAGTGGAATTTCTCAACTATTGCCCCAAGCTTCAAGTTCTGGTCATTAACCAG ACCCCACGGTTTGATTACTTCCAGCTTAATAAAGCCTATCTAGAAGATTGGCAAGACCCATCATATGTTCCTAAATGCATTCAACTACACCTCAAAGAATGTTATTTAAATGATTACAGAGGCACAGATGCGGAGTTTCAATTTGCAAAATATATTATGCAAAatggaatttttttaaagaagatGACAATATGCAGTAGCAGTGAGATGCAGCAACATGGAAAGCCAGAGAATATACAAAAATTATCTTCATGCACGAGATGTTCTGCAACTTGTGAACTTTCCTTTAAATGA